A window from Solanum stenotomum isolate F172 chromosome 5, ASM1918654v1, whole genome shotgun sequence encodes these proteins:
- the LOC125865731 gene encoding uncharacterized protein At5g01610-like isoform X1 produces the protein MDQILNKVGSYWIGQKANKEFNSVGDDINSLQSSIEGGSKWLVNKLKGKMQKPLPELLKEHDIPVGIFPRDATNYEFNEETKKLTVYIPSICEVGYRDSSVLRFSTAVTGYLEKGKLADIEGIKTKVMIWVKVTAISSEKSKLYVTAGLKKSRSREAYEVLRDGFTVDKF, from the exons ATGGATCAGATATTGAACAAGGTAGGTTCCTATTGGATTGGTCAGAAAGCCAACAAGGAGTTCAATTCCGTCGGCGATGACATTAAT tcCTTGCAAAGCAGTATCGAAGGAGGAAGCAAATGGCTGGTGAACAAGCTTAAAG GGAAAATGCAAAAGCCATTGCCAGAACTGCTGAAGGAGCATGACATTCCAGTAGGCATTTTCCCTCGTGATGCCACCAACTATGAGTTTAACGAAGAAACCAAGAAGCTCACTGTCTATATTCCTTCAATATGTGAGGTTGGTTACAGGGATTCATCTGTATTACGGTTCTCTACGGCAGTTACTGGATACTTGGAAAAAGGAAAGCTAGCTGACATAGAGGGAATAAAAACAAAGGTGATGATCTGGGTAAAAGTTACTGCCATTTCATCTGAAAAATCAAAGCTTTATGTCACGGCTGGGTTGAAGAAATCCCGCAGTAGAGAGGCTTATGAGGTGTTGAGAGACGGATTTACTGTAGATAAATTCTAG